A genomic region of Caenorhabditis elegans chromosome V contains the following coding sequences:
- the ipla-3 gene encoding phospholipase A2 (Confirmed by transcript evidence), with translation MAFTGLNWQHLIGTLWDANRMIDTMVTAIAGSSGSREGSADSRHSGSSSDGAIVAGPNKRLVVLKRKSEDDDAPDGAAKTKKHCEDTDSIASESSCNDAEDTKGSIRFLSSLTNVIIKPLVKPSPVYNGADEWVPKDMDEIAEFPMESVDKYKKVHPNVEAPKKFKLVNGEFSVVASLETLTKEMNARVAEQSSPDHHKREDSREERLTKNELTDNEDPKKKKEKEAKEEEELKNKPLYHLAITLYNENNEKYVMSLFRSHKLADVVALCERCRENPELFRVFPKNVNIKDYLHTIFHELRDNMTWKSVHISSKIGLLEYFENMKEHKLKKYLNLIVQPEGLSPLMIAVQNTQIETVSWMLDHGADINILSSEGQNVLHVAATASSGDLIKILWETKKCETMINQTDSNGYTPAYVALINACLSNCQTLRGFGGGIQSSDSTQMANPIIGAMKRGKLDEVSLRKMLELKQDGLTETEPTTGNTVIHCAINKKCLILLMEKFRDQTDPEARNALQQTPLHTFVIKDELGLVMTLSAYGVDMDAQDINGNTPLHCAVTRGNTEIARMLLCLGAKPDIKNRYKESPRHIAARLTEKEAKMDIVRALIICGAGACDDGFIGCAFGCMHKTGLTSCKTQLGSSSSDEQSMEDRVKDIHVSDNAASAPYEFVLDPDTQLVEEAYAERNETRAFPHEEALKRVKNKLKELVEKKKTSNVINVLGLDGGGIRGLVTVQMLICLEAFLDRPLIDYFDWIGATSTGCYIMSTMMTGGSLRKAQRYYLMFKDQLFDSWTRPYDTKTLETFIQRAFGADRLMGDIKYPRFFCTTVRADTFPVQLELLRNYRLPISEKENNDLGFTDPNELTIWKATRRSSAAPTYFSASEGKFIDGGMISNNPVLDLMSDIGFYNTTCQKMRIPEKMVDMGCVLSVGTGITPICPVDPSVFEMNDLFGMLRGMKNLSLVVIDQATATEGAPITRSRTWCHSLGVPYYRLNAPIFKDVILDTNDDYDLAKIMWDSVVYSHTHKKDFQELAELLKTVGTVDERKELLKI, from the exons ATGGCATTCACAGGACTCAACTGGCAACATTTGATAGGCACATTATGGGATGCTAACCGCATG ATTGATACAATGGTCACAGCGATTGCTGGAAGCAGTGGTAGCCGAGAAGGATCGGCAGATTCAAGACATTCTGGTAGTTCGTCTGATGGAGCGATTGTAGCAG GTCCTAACAAACGTCTTGTGGTCCTGAAACGAAAAAGCGAGGACGATGATGCTCCGGATGGAGCTGCAAAGACGAAGAAACATTGCGAGGATACAGATTCAATAGCATCAGAATCGTCCTGTAACGATGCAGAAGACACGAAAGGATCAATTCG attcctcTCTTCCCTCACCAACGTGATAATAAAACCACTGGTGAAGCCCAGCCCAGTGTACAATGGTGCAGATGAATGGGTGCCGAAGGATATGGATGAAATCGCCGAATTTCCGATGGAATCCGTGGACAAGTACAAGAAAGTTCACCCGAACGTGGAGGCGCCGAAGAAGTTCAAGCTTGTCAATGGAGAATTCTCCGTTGTGGCCAGTTTGGAG ACACTAACAAAAGAGATGAACGCCCGAGTCGCTGAACAATCTTCCCCGGACCATCACAAGCGGGAGGACTCACGAGAGGAACGGCTCACCAAAAATGAGCTCACCGATAATGAGGAtccgaagaagaaaaaagagaaaga AGCAAAAGAAGAGGAGGAGTTGAAGAACAAACCGTTGTACCATCTGGCGATTACTCTGTACAATGAGAATAATGAGAAATATGTCATGTCGCTTTTCAGAAGTCACAAG ctcgCCGACGTGGTTGCTCTGTGCGAACGGTGTCGTGAAAATCCAGagctttttcgcgtttttccGAAAA atgtgaaCATCAAGGACTACTTGCACACAATTTTCCACGAGCTTCGGGACAATATGACATGGAAGTCTGTTCATATCTCGTCGAAAATTGGATTATTGGAATATTTCGAGAATATGAAGGAGCACAAGCTGAAGAAATATCTCAACTTGATCGTTCAACCCGAAGGTCTTTCACCGCTCATGATTGCCGTTCAAAATACACA aatcgaAACGGTTAGCTGGATGCTTGATCATGGCGCCGACATCAACATACTCTCCTCGGAAGGTCAAAATGTGCTTCACGTGGCTGCCACTGCATCATCAGGAGATTTAATTAAAATCCTATGGGAGACGAAGAAATGCGAGACAATGATTAATCAAACGGATTCGAATGGCTATACGCCAGCCTACGTGGCACTTATCAACGCGTGTCTGTCGAATTGTCAAACTTTGAGAGGATTTG GTGGTGGAATACAATCGTCCGATTCAACTCAGATGGCGAATCCGATTATAGGAGCAATGAAACGTGGAAAGCTCGACGAGGTGTCACTCAGAAAAATGCTCGAGCTGAAGCAGGACGGGTTGACAGAGACTGAGCCAACTACAGGGAATACCGTAATCCATTGTGCTATCAATAAGAAGTGCCTTATCTTGTTGATGGAGAAATTC CGCGATCAAACGGATCCAGAAGCTCGAAATGCTCTCCAACAGACTCCACTCCACACATTTGTTATCAAAGATGAGCTCGGTCTTGTGATGACTCTGAGTGCATATGGTGTCGATATGGATGCTCAGGATATCAATGGAAATACTCCGTTGCACTGTGCGGTTACG cgtgGTAACACCGAAATTGCCCGAATGTTGTTGTGCCTCGGAGCCAAACCGGACATTAAGAATCGCTACAAGGAATCGCCACGTCACATTGCCGCCCGACTTACAGAAAA AGAAGCAAAAATGGACATAGTACGTGCTCTGATAATCTGCGGCGCTGGTGCATGCGATGATGGATTCATTGGATGCGCATTCGGATGTATGCATAAGACTGGTCTGACGTCATGCAAAACCCAACTGGGTTCCTCGTCAAGCGACGAACAAAGTATGGAGGATCGTGTCAAGGATATTCATGTCAGTGATAATGCTGCATCGGCTCCATATGAATTTGTACTTGATCCGGATACTCAACTCGTTGAAGAAGCATACGCAGAGAGAAATGAAACAAGAGCATTTCCACATGAAGAAGCTTTGAAAAGAGTTAAGAATAAGTTGAAGGAGTTggtggaaaagaagaaaacgtcAAATGTGATTAATGTGCTCGGATTGGATGGTGGAGGTATTCGTGGACTCGTTACTGTTcag atgctcaTCTGCCTGGAAGCCTTCCTGGATCGTCCGCTCATCGACTATTTCGATTGGATCGGTGCCACGTCTACCGGATGCTATATCATGTCGACTATGATGACTGGTGGCTCACTTCGAAAAGCTCAAAGATACTATCTGATGTTCAAAGATCAACTATTCGATAGTTGGACACGTCCATACGACACAAAAACGCTGGAAACATTCATTCAGAGAGCTTTCGGAGCCGATCGATTGATGGGAGATATCAAGTATCCGAG ATTCTTCTGTACCACCGTCCGCGCCGACACATTTCCCGTTCAACTGGAGCTTCTCCGAAACTATCGACTTCCGATTTCTGAAAAGGAGAATAATGATTTAGGATTTACCGATCCGAATG AACTGACAATCTGGAAAGCTACTCGACGAAGCAGCGCTGCTCCAACATACTTCTCAGCTTCCGAGGGAAAGTTTATCGATGGTGGAATGATCTCGAACAATCCGGTGCTCGATTTGATGTCCGACATTGGATTCTACAATACTACGTGTCAGAAGATGAGG attcccgAAAAAATGGTCGACATGGGCTGTGTGCTGTCTGTTGGCACTGGAATCACCCCGATCTGCCCGGTTGATCCGTCGGTTTTCGAGATGAATGATCTATTCGGAATGCTACGTGGTATGAAGAATCTCTCGTTGGTCGTCATTGATCAGGCAACTGCGACCGAAGGAGCCCCGATCACTAGGAGCAGAACTTGGTGTCATTCATTGGGTGTACCATACTATCGACTTAATGCACCTATTTTCAAG GACGTCATTCTCGACACCAACGACGATTACGATTTGGCAAAGATTATGTGGGATTCTGTGGTCTATTCGCATACGCATAA GAAGGATTTCCAAGAGCTAGCCGAGCTTCTGAAAACAGTTGGAACGGTTGATGAGAGAAAGGAGCTGCTGAAAATCTAA